From the genome of Flavobacterium ovatum, one region includes:
- a CDS encoding GntR family transcriptional regulator: protein MKLIAIENNSGIPKYKQIIISIEKTIENGNLKKDDKLPSINKVCLEFSLSRDTVLQAYDELKKRGIIYAILGKGYYVKSTQVTIQQKIFLLFDELNIFKEDLYNSILVNIGKNVQVDIFFHHFNIQVFEKLINDANGNYTKYIIMPTSLPNVHTFIKTLPVNDVYILDQTNEELKSYPAVYQNFTKNIYDGLSKGKNKLKKYNKLVMIFPGFREPVGMKIGFEKFCTDYQFDYEVITEFKKRDIVKGEVYVIPNDRDLVSVIEKSKTQGFLIGKDFGVVSYNETPLKKIVENGITTISTNFEAMGKILAQMILNGKKEQIVNSSSLIIRNSL from the coding sequence ATGAAACTAATAGCAATCGAAAATAATTCCGGTATCCCTAAATATAAGCAGATTATTATTTCTATCGAAAAAACAATTGAAAACGGAAACCTAAAAAAGGACGATAAACTCCCTTCTATCAACAAAGTATGCCTTGAATTTTCATTATCTAGAGACACCGTTTTACAGGCTTATGACGAACTAAAAAAACGAGGTATCATCTACGCTATACTAGGAAAAGGCTACTATGTAAAGAGTACCCAAGTTACCATCCAACAAAAAATTTTTTTATTATTTGATGAATTAAATATTTTCAAGGAAGATTTATACAATTCTATTTTGGTGAATATCGGAAAAAACGTTCAAGTGGACATCTTTTTTCATCATTTTAATATCCAAGTTTTTGAAAAACTAATTAATGATGCTAATGGAAATTATACTAAATATATCATTATGCCTACCAGTTTACCAAACGTTCACACCTTTATAAAAACCCTACCAGTTAACGATGTCTATATTTTAGATCAAACTAACGAAGAACTGAAATCCTACCCCGCCGTCTATCAAAATTTCACCAAAAACATCTATGACGGACTGTCAAAAGGTAAAAACAAATTAAAGAAGTACAACAAACTCGTAATGATCTTTCCTGGTTTTAGAGAACCAGTCGGAATGAAAATTGGATTTGAAAAATTTTGTACTGATTACCAGTTCGATTACGAAGTAATAACAGAATTCAAAAAAAGAGACATCGTGAAAGGTGAAGTTTATGTTATCCCAAATGACCGTGACCTAGTAAGTGTTATTGAAAAATCCAAAACACAGGGCTTTTTAATAGGTAAAGACTTTGGAGTAGTATCCTATAATGAGACTCCTCTGAAAAAAATTGTCGAAAATGGGATTACTACTATTTCTACCAATTTTGAGGCAATGGGGAAAATTCTAGCCCAAATGATTTTAAATGGTAAAAAGGAGCAAATTGTAAATAGTTCTTCATTAATAATAAGAAACTCACTTTAG
- the galK gene encoding galactokinase, with protein MNEILIKDTKAFYQKTFNAPAGTIILSPGRINIIGEHIDYNDGYVLPAAIDKIICFAFEKNNTKIAKIHAIDLDESFEIDVTSKQELTDSVWTNYLRGVLNQLHLKGYALEGFNCTFSSNIPSGSGLSSSAALECGFLYGINELFNLGIKPIDIALMGQSAEHWVGINCGIMDQFSSVMGLEDKVIKIDCKTLEYTYHDANFVDYSLILFDSNVKHSLFTSEYNTRRIECGEGLDIIKANYPEITSFRDCDVNHVTSLQSKMTDNVYRRSLYVVKEIKRVIQACVALDGGDILTLGKLMFETHDGLSVNYEVSCDELDYLVELAKAEDTVIGSRLMGGGFGGCTITLVKKGSEEAVKAKFSKLYLDKFGIELKIHDVKVSNGTSLYK; from the coding sequence ATGAATGAGATTTTAATTAAAGACACTAAAGCGTTTTATCAAAAAACATTTAATGCACCCGCAGGAACGATAATTCTTTCTCCTGGAAGAATTAATATTATTGGGGAGCATATTGATTATAATGATGGATATGTTTTGCCTGCAGCGATTGATAAAATAATCTGTTTTGCTTTCGAAAAAAACAATACAAAAATTGCAAAAATTCACGCTATTGACTTAGATGAAAGTTTTGAAATTGACGTGACTTCAAAACAAGAACTTACAGATAGCGTTTGGACAAACTACCTTCGTGGTGTTTTGAATCAATTGCATCTAAAAGGGTATGCGCTTGAAGGTTTCAATTGTACTTTCAGCAGTAACATTCCATCAGGTTCTGGTTTATCTTCTTCTGCAGCTTTAGAATGTGGATTTTTATATGGAATCAATGAGTTATTTAATTTAGGTATCAAGCCAATCGATATTGCATTGATGGGACAAAGTGCTGAGCATTGGGTAGGGATCAATTGCGGTATTATGGACCAGTTTTCTAGCGTAATGGGATTAGAAGACAAGGTGATAAAAATTGACTGTAAAACTTTAGAGTACACGTATCACGATGCTAATTTTGTAGATTATTCTTTGATTTTATTTGATAGTAATGTAAAGCACTCTTTGTTTACATCTGAATACAATACGCGTCGTATAGAATGTGGTGAAGGTCTAGATATTATTAAAGCTAATTATCCAGAAATCACCAGTTTTAGAGATTGCGATGTGAATCATGTAACAAGCTTACAGTCTAAAATGACTGATAATGTGTACAGAAGAAGTTTGTATGTAGTTAAAGAAATTAAAAGAGTAATTCAAGCTTGTGTAGCACTAGATGGTGGAGATATTTTGACATTAGGGAAACTAATGTTCGAAACTCATGATGGATTATCTGTTAATTACGAAGTAAGTTGTGATGAGTTAGATTATTTAGTGGAGCTGGCAAAAGCAGAAGATACGGTAATTGGCTCAAGATTAATGGGTGGTGGTTTTGGAGGTTGCACCATTACATTGGTTAAAAAAGGAAGCGAAGAAGCTGTAAAAGCGAAATTCTCTAAGCTA
- a CDS encoding aldose epimerase family protein codes for MEIKHISQFTSNFVIKSFGLTPQGQVVDSCELTNKKGTKIQVIALGATLTSLQVPLKNGKVVDVVLGFDNLESYIKSFEIDGAPYFGATVGRYAGRIKDSVFELNGKKIQLSTNNSTHSLHGGIDNFSRKVWTIKNVKAGENPSITLTYLSPSGEENYPGDLNVELTYTLTEENELVLDYTATTTEDTVINLTHHTYFNLDGHDGSVLNQELQLPSNKTVEITNEGVPTGKIIDVANTDFDFTTTKFCPASIDNSFVIENNEAVAATLKSSKNNLKMEVITNQPSVHIYVGGKTATELKNKSGLDYHSQSGICFETQNFPDAPNQPRFPNAVLKPLETYKQKTIYKFQEL; via the coding sequence ATGGAAATAAAACACATATCGCAATTTACGTCCAATTTCGTAATCAAATCATTTGGTTTAACTCCACAAGGACAAGTGGTTGATTCTTGTGAATTAACCAATAAAAAGGGAACTAAAATACAAGTAATAGCACTTGGAGCCACTTTAACTTCTTTACAAGTACCATTAAAAAACGGAAAAGTAGTAGATGTTGTTTTAGGTTTTGACAACTTGGAATCCTATATTAAATCCTTTGAAATAGATGGTGCTCCTTATTTTGGTGCTACCGTAGGACGTTATGCGGGTAGGATTAAAGATAGTGTTTTTGAACTAAATGGTAAAAAAATCCAATTGAGCACTAATAATTCAACGCATTCCTTACACGGCGGAATTGATAATTTTAGTAGAAAAGTTTGGACGATTAAAAATGTGAAAGCTGGTGAAAATCCATCTATTACTTTGACTTATTTAAGTCCATCTGGTGAAGAGAATTATCCAGGTGATTTGAACGTGGAACTTACTTATACTTTGACCGAAGAAAACGAATTAGTATTGGATTACACCGCTACTACAACTGAAGATACCGTAATCAATTTGACACATCATACTTATTTTAACCTTGACGGTCATGACGGTTCGGTTCTAAATCAAGAATTGCAATTGCCTTCTAATAAAACGGTGGAAATTACCAACGAAGGTGTGCCAACTGGAAAAATTATCGATGTTGCAAATACTGATTTTGATTTCACTACCACTAAATTTTGTCCTGCAAGTATTGACAATAGTTTCGTTATCGAAAATAATGAGGCCGTTGCAGCAACTTTGAAGAGCAGTAAAAATAACCTGAAAATGGAGGTAATTACTAATCAGCCTAGTGTACATATATATGTTGGTGGAAAAACAGCTACTGAATTAAAAAACAAATCAGGATTAGATTACCATTCTCAAAGTGGAATTTGTTTTGAAACTCAAAATTTCCCTGATGCACCCAATCAACCGCGGTTTCCTAATGCAGTTTTAAAGCCATTAGAAACGTACAAACAAAAAACCATTTATAAATTTCAAGAACTTTAG